ATAATCTTGCTCCTTAAAGCGAGTGATATTTTATATAAAGCCTCCGAAATTTTGCAAATTATTACCCCAAGTTCGGCTAAGATCTTGATTACCTTTATACATCATTACCTCAGTTTTGAGGTACCTATGAGAGTGTTTAAGAAATTGCTAGGTAGTTTTAGAAATTAGGCAGAAAATGATATTTCTTCTCAAGATTATCAAAAAGATGTTCAGGAAGATAGAAAGAGTAGTCAGAGAGGATTTTACAAGGACAGAGTAAACATAGTAATGTCTTCTAACAGGGCTTCTGATGACACCTGGAGCTTATTGAACATTACATAGAAATTGAAAAACAGTAGGGGAATAGTTATACTTTAATACGGATGGATATAAAAAAGATATTATCACTACTTGACGAAATAGAACCAGCAGACACCGAAGAAGAAATTGAGATAGTAGCTTTCTCTATAAAAGAAGCTTTAGAAATAGCAAGCAAGGAATTCAACACAGAAATCTTCAATCTAGATTACGAGGTGCTTGAAGCCGGAAGCAGTGGATTTTTTGGTATAGGTAGAAAGCCTTACAGAGTTTTGGTAAGGAAAATAGGGAGTATTTCTATTGCTTCTGGTATTGATGAACATAAGGAAGAGATGCTTGCAATAGATGGTAAGTTTTTTATCGCTCATACAGATGAAGGAGTGTTCTTGAAAGTCATTCCTCCTGAGGGTAGAGGAAGATCTGTGAGTTTTGATGAAGTTGTTAATGAACTAAGAAGCAGAGGTTTTGAGAAGTTTGATGAAGGTAAAATAAGGAGAGAATTACAATCTCCCTCAAAAACTCCAGTGCTTATAGGTCCCGCGTTATCTACTGATCAGAGTGAGAATAGCACCCCACACGTTGAAGTTTTACCTGATGAGAGTAGAGCCTTTCTTACATTAACAAGACCTTCTTCACCACGTGGTAAGGTTCCGTCAGTTAATGAGATTATGAAGGTTCTAAAAATGGAGGGAGTGGTATATGGTATCATTCAGGAAAACATAGAGAAAGGAATATATGAAGGCGTGTTTGATGTACCTATTGAGGTTGCAGTTTGGACACCACCTGAGCCTGGTAAAGACGCAAAGATAAACTACTATATAAACGTAAATAGTAAACCTCTTTTTGGCGGAGTTGGTGATAAAGAATCGGTTGACTTTCACAAGGTCATAAATATTGAGAATGTTGTGAAAGGTCAGGTTCTAGCATCCAAAGAGCCTGCAACAAAAGGTAAACCTGGAACTACCGTGAGAGGAAAGGTTATTCCAACTAGCGATGGGAAAGATGTATCCTTACAAAATCTGGCTGGTAAGAATGTTGAGGTATCCCCAGATGGATTGGAGCTTATAGCCAAAGAGCAGGGGCAGGTCGTATTTAAGCAGAACAAGATCCATGTAGAACCAGTGTTAGAGATACTTTCTGATGTTTCAACGGAAACAGGCGATATAGACTTCGTAGGAAATGTTGTGATAAGAGGTAGTGTAAGAGATACATTCAAGGTTAAAGCTGGTGGGAATATTGATATATGGGGAACAGTTGAGAAGGCTGAGGTGATCGCCGATGGAAATGTCATAATAAGAACAGGAATCCAAGGTAAAGAGAGTGGTGTAGTTGTAGCAGGAGGCGATGTGATAGCAAAGTTTATTGAAAGAGCAAATGTAAAAGCTGGTGGGAATGTAATAGCATTAGAGTATATCCTCCACAGTAATGTAGTCTCCAAGGCTAGGGTTTTCTGCTTTGGTAAGAAGGCAAGTATAGCTGGAGGACATGTTAAAGCCTTATATGAGATATCTGCTAAGCAATTAGGAGCAGAATCATGGGTAGATACGGTTCTTGAGGTTGGTTCCGACCCCGACCTTCAGGAAAGACACGACGAGCTGATAAGAAAAAAAGAAGAAATATCCAACAAGATATCTGAACTCAAAAAGGAAGTTTTTACCTTGCAACAAATGATACAAAACCTAGGTAGGATACCTCCAGAGAAAGAAGAAAGGTATAACTTGATGAGCACAACTCTAAAAGAGTATTCTCACGAACTTGAAAATATAGAGAATGAACTTAAAGCTATAAAGGAACAACTAGATTCAGCATCAGTTGAAGCTAGAGTCAGCGCCTATGGTATATGCTACCCAAACGTAAAAATAAAAATAAAAGATGCCTTGCACACTTGCAGAGACCAATACAAGTTTGTAACATTCAAGAGAGAAGAAAGAAGCATAATAATAGTTCCTTACGAAGAATCCCAAGAATTGAGGGAAAAGAAAAAAGAGGTAACAGGAAAAGCAAAGAAACCCTAGGGAAAGCCTACTTTCAAGTTAAGAAACTTGGAGAAAAGCAAGCTACTTTGACTTTTTATTTACCACATCTATGAGTACAAGTAGCTAAAGTGTGCTAGAGAAAGAAATTTGGAAATTCTCACTTCAGGCTACCTGTATGAAATCAGTTTCCACGAGTTCTTAAACTTCTTAAAAAGATAGTTCATTTCTCTTTTTACGTTCACTACTTCAAAGTCCTTACCTTTGGGGACAGTTCTCTTATATTTCCATTCTACCACAGCTATTGCCAAATTTTCTTCTTCAAACACTTTTACTTCCCTTATCACAGGTTCAGAGAGAAGAGAAATTTCACTTTTTATCTGCGAGTATTTAACAGGATTCTTCATATCAAAAAGCATTCTTTCTATATCTCTCTTAGCCTTTCCTTCCGAAACCTGCAATATCTCTTCAAATTTCATCTTCAGGTAGTTAGAAAGTAAAGTATTGAGAGTCGAGGAAATTTTTCTTACATCCTCGGATAGAAGATGGGTCTCAGTGTCCGGCAAGCTATAACCTAAGATATGTCCTTGGTCAAGGCTAAGCAAGAGTACTAGAAAGAGCAAAATCTTGCTACTGTTTCTCATTGTTCTACCTCCCTTCTTAATTTTACTGAGCTGGAGTTGGAAACAATTTCATCAACTACAGTTTCGTCCTCTTTTAAAGAGGCTCTCCTAAACTCTTCAACACTCCTTTGGCGCAACTTTTCAAGAACCTTTACTTCTCTATCTTTCTCTAGGTACTTATCCAGTGCTTCTCTGAAAGGTTTTTCCTTTTTCTTAACGTCCATCATTTTATATTTCTGCATCTCTTCGTTTGATCTTATGTAGTTATCAAGTAGCCTTTTTTCTTCAATGGAACTTGTTTTCTTCATCTCTAGGATTGCATCTTTTTTTTCACCTTTGAGTTTGTTTATTTTAGCTATCTCAAGGTTATACTCACTTGCCTTTTTAGCAAGATCAAGTTTATATAGCTCTCTTACTTTTTGTCTTATATCCAACACTCGTTGCAGTCTGAAGTTAAATCTCTTCATATATAGAATTTCGTCAACTATCTCAACACTTTAATACGTCTTTCAGCCTTGATGCTATATACGCTATTTCCTTCCTTTTGAAGTAGAAGGATTTTTTATTCACGACAAGTCTTGACGTAGACTCCAGTATCTCGTCTATTATGACGAGGTTATTTTCCCTTAAGGTAGCTCCCGTAGATGTTATGTCAACTATAAGATCACTAAGCCCCGTTATTGATGCTAATTCTACCGAACCATACAGCTCAACTATTCTAGGTTCTATTTCTCTAGCCCTGAAGTAGGATCTTGCAATGTTAGGAAATTTCGTAGCAACCTTAACAGTAGTAACAGAGTTTAGCTTTGCATACTCTCTACCCGCTACAACTACCTTGCAATATCCAAACCCAAGGTCCAGCAAAGAAATCACATCTGGAGTATGTTCAACTAAAAGATCGTAACCTACGATGCCAACATCTGCTATGCCTTCAAGAACATAAGTTATAACATCTTTAGCCCTTAAGAGCAAAAAATCAATTCCCGAACCTACATCAGCTATAACTAGCTTCCTTGAATCCTCGTAAAACTTCTCCTTTATAAGACCTGCTTTTAGGAAAAGATCTACTGCATCATCAAATAACCTACCTTTAGGAACACCTACTGTTACCTTTTTCATACGTTTTCCTACAAACTTTATATAATACTCCCACCAAGTTGCCTTAAGTCTTAAGGTAGCATCAGAGCTGTGCAGTAAACTGCGTACCTGTGTATATTATATTGAATAAGATCTTGAAGTGTAAAGCAATGGTTCCTAGGCACTAGCAAGCTCAGTATGAAAGGAAGTCTTGTTAACTGGTAAGTCCCACTTAGAACCAAGAGGAGTAAGCAAGCGGAAAGTTCGGAACCTCTCTACTTACCTAATAGAAATTTGGAATTTAATTACTCTGGAAAATAGTATATTGAAAGTTCTAAGCGAAAAATTTACTATATTTAGCGAAGAGGAAGGGTTGTATGGGAAAGCTTTATAGTAGCTTGCCTAATAGTTTCATGAAATCTGTGCTCGAGGAAGAGAATGAGGAAATCGTTGAAAAGTTGTTAGAATATAAGAAAGCATTTGAGGCAGAACAGGATAAAGACAGGAAAATAATGTTTAAGGAGAGGTTTTCTAGTACGTTTTGGGAACTGTATAGTGATATTCTCTTTAAGATTGCTACCCAGTGGTTTGATAAAACTCCACTGCCGAAGAGATTGTTTATAAGGTTTGGCATTCTTGATCTAAAGTATTTATCTGTTGAGGATCAAGAGGCAATAAAAGGAGTTGCGATAAAAAGAAGACCTAGCGACGATGATGTATATAACTCCATCTACTACATTGACGAGTGGATTGAAGAAATAGGTAGAGGGAAGATAGAAGCGAGTGCTACGGATGAACTTCCTAAGAAAAAGAAAAAGCTAGGAAACATTAGCGTTGCCGAGAAGGAAAAATATGAGAGGAAAAGAGGAATTCTGGAAGCTGAACTAGCTGGGTTAAAAGAACTTATGAGAAGAAGGCAATTACTAGAAGAAAGCGTGCTTAGTAGTATGAAGAGAATATATGAATTTTCAAAAACATTTGACGAGATTTCGGAAGATAACTTTTTAGTCTCGTATTCTCAGTCCGAGGAGGAAGGTATAGAAAGTATTCAAGAAAATCTTAGAGAAATCGTTAGAGTAAACAAGGAAATTGTTAGCATCCAGCAGAAAATTGAAAAACTAATTGAAGATATAAGAAAAATAGAAGCTACCATACCTGAAAACATTGAAGAAGAGTATGAAGTAGACGCTTCTTCAATAAAAACCGAAATTCAGACAATAAGACAAATGGTCAAAATGTGTGTTGGAAGGCAAGGCAATCACTTTCCCGTTCTAGCATCCTCAATGCTTCCCAGATCCCATCTAAAACCAAACTTCAGAGAGAATGCTGTAGAATACATAAAGCAAGTGTGGAATCTTGATCCCCAAATATTTGATAGAAAAACCAGATCATCGTTGTTGAAAATAGTTCCCTATTTTATCCTGACCATAGGATATGGAAACTATGGGATATGTTGGGAACCTTATAGCAAGTTCAATAAGATTTCCAGTAAAGGCAGGTTAGCAGTTCCCATATTTTCAAAAAACCCTCTGGACGTTATAGTAATAGCATTAGGAGACTTTAGATGGAACATGGCTAAAGAGATGGCAGGATACCACTGGATGGAAGAAGGAATAACCGGAGATTATTATCAATACCATGAGTCAATAAAATGGAAAGGTGACCTAAGATCAAAATTCATATATGACTATTACCTATGGATTACGAAAGAAAGCGAAGGAATACAAAAGCTAGAAAAGGAGATAAGAAGAATATTCTGGTTTAAGATACCATTTCCTGATAAAATTAAGGAGGATCTCAGTAAAAAAGGATACTACTACCAGGATCTTTACAAGAAAGAAGAGACAAAGAAGTTATCAGAACTGTAGAACAGTACCGCCAGTTCTTCTTAGAAATCTATCAAAGTCTTCCTCTATTATCTTTTTTACTTCGCTTGGAGTCAGAGCGTTTTTAACGGAATCTAGCAACCTTTTAAGCTCAACTGAGTGTGTTTTTACTATGACTTCCTTTACAAACGCAACAGACTCTTGGGGCATACTGAAGTTTCTTAAACCCATTCCCAATAGTAGCCTAGTATACTTTGGATCTCCAGCTATCTCACCACAAATAGAAACAAACTTCCCAACTTTATTTGCAAAGTGTATACAGTGATGAACAAGCTTAAGCACTGAAGGATTCAGAGGCTCATAATACTCAGCCAAAGTTTCATTGTTTCTATCAACAGCTAGAACATACTGAGTAAGATCGTTTGTTCCAATACTTATGAAGTCCACTTCTCTAAGAAATTCCTTAATCATAACCGCAACCGAAGGAATTTCAACCATTATTCCTATTGGAATATTCTCTTTCACAAATAGTCCCCTCGCTTTCAATTCCTCTAATGCTTCATTAAACGACTCCTTTATCTTTCTAACCTCACTTATTGAAGAAACCATAGGCACGAGAATCCTTATGTTTCCATAAACATTACTCCTTATTATGGCTCTAAGCTGTTTCAAAAGCTCTTCTTTTTTATCAAAGAGTATTCTTATTGACCTCCAACCAAGAGCAGGTTTTGATTCTCTATAGTCTCTTTCAAAGACCTTGTCACCGCCTATATCAAGCAACCTTATTATCACTGGTTTACCAGCAAACCTCTCAGCAGCAAGAGTATACAATTCAACTTGCTCATCTTCTGATAGAAACCTACCCCTATTCAGAAAGGCTAACTCAGTTCTAAACAACCCTATTCCGTCGTAATACCTGGTGTTCTCCACGCTTACCTCGTAAGGATCTGATATATTCAGCATGATGCTACAAGTTTTACCATCTATTGTCCTAGAAGGTTTTTCAAGCACTTCCAGAAGTTTCTCACGGTAATGTTCAAATCTAACTTTCTCAACTTTAAACCTATTAAACGTTTGTTCATCAGGGTTTATTATCACCTTTCCTTCATTAGCATTAAGTAGAATTAAGCTGTCTTCATTGATATATTTCATCAAATCCCTTACCGCAAAAACTGCTGGAATACCATGCTGATGAGCTATCACAGAGGCATGAGAAGCACTTCCTCCCTTTTCCAACACTAGTCCCTTAATGTTTTTTGTCTGGAGAATTTCTAGCAATTGAGTAGGATCTATCTCCACACCTACTATTATATACTCACTTACCTCCTCTTCTTTCTCACCTGAAGTTGAGCTTTCTTTGCCACATTTGATCTCATCTATATTCTTAACAAGTCTATAAAATATTGACGTTATATCGTAGGTTTTCTCTTGTGAAAAAGTCGTTAGAGATTTTAATGTAGCCTCAATCATTGCAAGAAATCTAAACACAGCAGATTTTGCACTTACTTTGTCATTAACTATAGTGTTGACGATCTTTGCTAGGCTAGTTTCATCCCTTATTACATTAACAAAAAAAGCTTTCAGTTCAGCTGATGAACCTTTACTGGCAGAGTATATTCTCTCAATCTCTTCTACTGTTTTCTCAACCGCCGCATTAAGAATCTGTATCTCTTTCTTCACCTCTTCTGGGTGTAATATTTTCTCAACCTGAAAACTAGACAAAATAGGCTCAATCACATAAGCTTTACCAATTGCTATACCCTTAGACACAGATATACCACTAAGCTCCTTCATAGGACAGATAAATAATAAAATATACCTACAAACCCTTTCTACCTAAATCAAACTAGAGAATCTAAAACTAGGCTAACTCCAAACTACACCAACTTCCAACAATGTTGCTTTAGAAACATTTACTAAAGTATCCTCTTGATTAGAATTTAACATATCTTTAGAAGAAAATGATCTACCTAACTATCACATTTTTATAAATGATAAAACCCATCCTACTACAAGGTATAATAAAGTCTAAAAGTTTACAATTGGGTGTAGTTTCTTTTCTCTCTCAGCCCTCATCGGGACTGGGTGAATACTCTTCCTAATAAGCATCCGAAAGGTATAGTGTGAAGTGAAGTTTTATGACCGAGTAACATCATCTAGAACTAAAGAGGTAAATAAGCAAAAAGTTTAGAACTTCGTTTACTTAGAAACTAGAATTTATTGGCGAAAGGTATAATAAAGTTGTTACGCATCACTTAGATTCTATAAACTATATTACAACTAGGGGGTTTTGAATATGGTTGATCTAAAGGGTAAGATAGCTTTGGTAACGGGTGCATCAAGAGGCATAGGGAAAGCAATAGCTGAGAAACTAGCTTCACTTGGAGCCAATGTAATTGTTACTTCAACAAAAGCCGAAACTTCCAAGAACGTAGCTGAAGAGATTGAAAATAGGTACAA
This genomic interval from Brevinematia bacterium contains the following:
- the fliJ gene encoding flagellar export protein FliJ → MKRFNFRLQRVLDIRQKVRELYKLDLAKKASEYNLEIAKINKLKGEKKDAILEMKKTSSIEEKRLLDNYIRSNEEMQKYKMMDVKKKEKPFREALDKYLEKDREVKVLEKLRQRSVEEFRRASLKEDETVVDEIVSNSSSVKLRREVEQ
- the hisG gene encoding ATP phosphoribosyltransferase — its product is MKKVTVGVPKGRLFDDAVDLFLKAGLIKEKFYEDSRKLVIADVGSGIDFLLLRAKDVITYVLEGIADVGIVGYDLLVEHTPDVISLLDLGFGYCKVVVAGREYAKLNSVTTVKVATKFPNIARSYFRAREIEPRIVELYGSVELASITGLSDLIVDITSTGATLRENNLVIIDEILESTSRLVVNKKSFYFKRKEIAYIASRLKDVLKC
- a CDS encoding FapA family protein, which produces MDIKKILSLLDEIEPADTEEEIEIVAFSIKEALEIASKEFNTEIFNLDYEVLEAGSSGFFGIGRKPYRVLVRKIGSISIASGIDEHKEEMLAIDGKFFIAHTDEGVFLKVIPPEGRGRSVSFDEVVNELRSRGFEKFDEGKIRRELQSPSKTPVLIGPALSTDQSENSTPHVEVLPDESRAFLTLTRPSSPRGKVPSVNEIMKVLKMEGVVYGIIQENIEKGIYEGVFDVPIEVAVWTPPEPGKDAKINYYINVNSKPLFGGVGDKESVDFHKVINIENVVKGQVLASKEPATKGKPGTTVRGKVIPTSDGKDVSLQNLAGKNVEVSPDGLELIAKEQGQVVFKQNKIHVEPVLEILSDVSTETGDIDFVGNVVIRGSVRDTFKVKAGGNIDIWGTVEKAEVIADGNVIIRTGIQGKESGVVVAGGDVIAKFIERANVKAGGNVIALEYILHSNVVSKARVFCFGKKASIAGGHVKALYEISAKQLGAESWVDTVLEVGSDPDLQERHDELIRKKEEISNKISELKKEVFTLQQMIQNLGRIPPEKEERYNLMSTTLKEYSHELENIENELKAIKEQLDSASVEARVSAYGICYPNVKIKIKDALHTCRDQYKFVTFKREERSIIIVPYEESQELREKKKEVTGKAKKP
- the ptsP gene encoding phosphoenolpyruvate--protein phosphotransferase, with the translated sequence MKELSGISVSKGIAIGKAYVIEPILSSFQVEKILHPEEVKKEIQILNAAVEKTVEEIERIYSASKGSSAELKAFFVNVIRDETSLAKIVNTIVNDKVSAKSAVFRFLAMIEATLKSLTTFSQEKTYDITSIFYRLVKNIDEIKCGKESSTSGEKEEEVSEYIIVGVEIDPTQLLEILQTKNIKGLVLEKGGSASHASVIAHQHGIPAVFAVRDLMKYINEDSLILLNANEGKVIINPDEQTFNRFKVEKVRFEHYREKLLEVLEKPSRTIDGKTCSIMLNISDPYEVSVENTRYYDGIGLFRTELAFLNRGRFLSEDEQVELYTLAAERFAGKPVIIRLLDIGGDKVFERDYRESKPALGWRSIRILFDKKEELLKQLRAIIRSNVYGNIRILVPMVSSISEVRKIKESFNEALEELKARGLFVKENIPIGIMVEIPSVAVMIKEFLREVDFISIGTNDLTQYVLAVDRNNETLAEYYEPLNPSVLKLVHHCIHFANKVGKFVSICGEIAGDPKYTRLLLGMGLRNFSMPQESVAFVKEVIVKTHSVELKRLLDSVKNALTPSEVKKIIEEDFDRFLRRTGGTVLQF